A part of Cotesia glomerata isolate CgM1 linkage group LG4, MPM_Cglom_v2.3, whole genome shotgun sequence genomic DNA contains:
- the LOC123264351 gene encoding UDP-glucuronic acid decarboxylase 1 — MVFNQRKLKLIGFVVFCILLGFGFYEGFVNIENVSSFTMPRKQLRVNDRGLYDKQVGNYEENEVNEVNNLNNNNDVQDIKSRLHELEEKIHQMESKTDNRVPKIFPSVKFLNYKNRRRILVTGGAGFVGSHLVDRLMLEGHEVIVVDNFFTGRKRNVEHWVGHENFELVHHDIVRPVYLEVDEIYHLASPASPPHYMHNPVKTLKTNTIGTINMLGLAKRVGAKVLIASTSEIYGDPMEHPQSETYWGHVNPIGPRACYDEGKRVAETLSYAYMRQENIKVRVARIFNTFGPRMHMNDGRVVSNFILQALQNDSITIYGNGEQTRSFQYVSDLVDGLVTLMASNYTQPINIGNPVEHTIEEFAMIIKDLIGGTSKIIRLAAVEDDPQRRKPDISRAKKYLNWEPKVSLTEGLKKTIAYFVKELQRTKHLQKDMARIPFVNDHNIVDQL, encoded by the exons atggtTTTCAATCAACGTAAATTAAAGCTAATTGGATTTGTAGTCTTCTGTATATTATTGG GTTTCGGTTTTTATGAAGGATTTGTCAACATAGAAAATGTATCATCATTCACTATGCCAAGAAAACAATTACGTGTAAATGACCGTGGATTATACGATAAACAAGTGGGTAATTACGAAGAGAATGAAGTAAATGAAGTTaataacttaaataataacaatgatgtCCAAGATATTAAAAGCCGTCTGCATGAGTTAGAAGAAAAAATCCATCAAATGGAATCTAAGACAGATAATCGTGTACCCAAAATATTCCcaagtgttaaatttttaaactacaaAAATAGAAGACGAATATTAGTTACCGGAGGTGCTGGTTTTGTTGGCTCTCATTTGGTCGATCGTCTGATGCTCGAAGGACACGAAGTCATTGtagtggataatttttttactggaaGAAAACGCAACGTCGAGCATTGGGTAGGCCACGAGAACTTCGAACTGGTTCATCATGATATTGTTAGACCTGTTTATCTTGAGGTAGATGAGATTTATCATCTTGCTAGTCCTGCTAGTCCGCCTCATTATATGCATAATCCTGTTAAGACTCTTAAAACTAATACCATTGGGACTATTAATATGCTTG GACTGGCAAAACGAGTTGGTGCTAAAGTACTAATTGCAAGTACGTCTGAAATTTATGGCGACCCGATGGAACATCCGCAATCAGAGACATATTGGGGCCATGTCAATCCAATTG gccCAAGAGCGTGTTATGATGAAGGAAAACGTGTAGCTGAAACTCTGAGTTACGCTTATATGcgacaagaaaatattaaagtacGTGTTGCGAGAATTTTCAATACCTTTGGACCACGAATGCACATGAATGACGGGAGAGTTGTGTCAAATTTCATCCTCCAGGCGCTCCAAAACGACTCAATAACGATTTATGGTAATGGAGAACAGACCAGGTCGTTTCAATATGTTTCGGATTTAGTTGATGGACTTGTAACTCTTATGGCATCTAATTATACTCAGCCGATAAATATTGGAAATCCCGTGGAACATACTATTGAAG agTTTGCCATGATTATTAAAGACTTGATTGGTGGGACGAGTAAAATAATCCGACTCGCTGCCGTCGAAGACGATCCGCAGAGACGTAAACCAGATATATCGCGTGCTAAAAAGTATCTTAACTGGGAACCTAAAGTATCTTTAACAgaaggtttaaaaaaaacaattgcaTATTTTGTTAAAGAATTACAAAGAACTAAacatttacaaaaagatatggCGCGTATTCCATTCGTTAATGATCATAATATAGTAGatcagttataa